The Juglans regia cultivar Chandler chromosome 10, Walnut 2.0, whole genome shotgun sequence genome includes the window GGCAGACGGAGCCAACCACGTACATAAATGCACCTTTCGTGGGCGTCTTGGCTTACTTCAAAGCAACTGCTCGAAAAAATGttggtttttaattaatttcaccAGATACACAACATTTCCAAATAATTGGGTCAATATATATACCTAGctgcaataatatatatataaaaaattttatgtgcagttatttttatattcttcttATACATTCTATTAATGGGATtgattgtgttattttttttaatataaattaattgttataatcaatcacattaatagaatacataaaaaaaaatataaaaatatatatataacagaaatatatatatacacacacctaGCTAGGCTTACATacgtattttattaaaaagtaaacgggaccaaaatattaattcattacaATTGAGTTTATCTGCTCATATGTGTAATACGACACATCTAGTGATGCTTTCATTATAAGTAATCCAAAGCCGTATgtagtatataaattatatacaaagAATATATGACCAACTGAAGttttgtttaagaaaaattaattgattaatgttaaatacagttttcaaaaaaatattttttcaataatagattcaaacttttttttttaaatgcgatatttacaaatcttaaaattatatttagagtaatgctactcatcatctcaatttttatcatcattctcatcatctcatgatatgatattaaatgattggagactatttattatattttacttataaacctatcatctaatgccacatcatgggatgatgaaaggatgagaaaaaagatgatgaatagattttttcttatactAGGCGGGAGCAatgtgcaaagcacgtttgcctacTTTTATGAAATGGTTACCTTCTCTCCCTTCTTCCAActcttattttatctattttgaaGTTTCAAATGTATTGTAATAGAAGACATGATACAAATTTTCATTCAACGATGACTTTTATGTTGACTAAAAAATTCACGAAAATCAATCAAAGGTCATTTGTAGGTATTTTGTTTAGTATCAATCACTTAAAACAAACACAATCAGGAGACACAGATGAATACCTTCTCCAAGATACCCACaagattatttaattttgtaaaatttgaatacTATTTGTTATTCCAGGTCTCAACAACTTACtaccaaaaataaatagtaagcaGTGGCCCATAGATCCAAGCATTCAAGTTAGAGAAGCTGAGACTACTACAGTCCATAACAAACAAGCATGGTTTTACAAGTGTATAACAAGAAAACCATCAtccagaaaataaaaagtaagatTAAGGCTATTATAGTGTATTAAAGAAGTCTCATGTAAGCATCTTCActgtattttttctaatttgggACTGACCTTTAAATGATAGAAGCAATATTTCAAGTTAACAAGATTTTCATTTCTGCAACTCTTGGGCAGCTTTTCTTACAACATTCACAATAGTACCAATGCACATGACTTGGACAATATCAAAAGATACGCATCATCCGCCAATGGACAAGTCCACATGACACAAACCAACAAGACCTCCCTCCTTTTCCCTCTCTCATTAATGTCAAACGCATTGGCCTGAGTTCTCACCTCGTTCCTATCTTCAAGGACCCTGAAGccacaatatttataatttgtccACATCCGTCAATGATTATTGATTGCCCACATTtgcattaaaaattttaaatgcaataAATATTGGATATGTTGTACTAAAGTGATGTTTGCCTAGTTTAGATCAAGTGATGTAAGAAGAAGCAAATATCAAATTCTCCACAACAAATAGAAATTAGGAAAGGGGATCTAGACATAATCTACGGGAAAAAGCAAGGTAGAGAGCATATGCTcattattttaaagttaaagcTTTTACCATTTAGAATGGTTTGCAAAAGCCACCCAAGTTTCTCGAGTTCTTAACAAAAACACTCTGAATAGAAGatagcaaaataataaaaattataacattttttactgatggaaaaatacaaaattgcaATTTAGGCATAAGCTCAAGCAAtcttatacaattattttcttatatatagatTCTAATGTAGAATGGTGCAAGAGTACTCAACTGAAATCTTTTTCAAGCATTAGAAAACCTACCTCACTAGTCCACATGATTTGAGGCCTTTTTCCCACATGATGAAGTATAAAGCTGTTATTCCACCATTTATTATAGAAGGTACAACCTGAAAAGTGAATGGATGAATGGAACTGTGTAAGAAAAATAACAGTAATGATATGAGTAAATTTCCTGATGACTTTTTATCATGGAGTTTACAATgatagggatttttttttatttaacatgtTGATTTGAGAGTGGCCTGCCCTTCCAAGGCTTTTGAAGTATTAAAAAAAGGATGGATGCAGGCACCAGacacaatagaagaaaaaaagtatgattGTAGCTCCCGTTTGAGTGAAATAGTGGTACATGGAGTAGACTGACCATATTCTCATGAAGTTACCAATAAGGTGGATTATCTGCAAAGGGGTGTGCCTACCAAAAAACAAGATCATTGGTATAACTAGTTTCAATAATTACGAAGAAGCCAGGAGGAAACAtgctaagaatattattttgttagaaaagaaaagtaagcTTATTATCTTCCTTTTACATATCacttttttgaaagtttttttgtTGGGTACTGGTAAGCGGATTCATCTTTGGGATGATCTTTGGCCGTGTCAATCTCCTCAAAGATGCACGCCATAATATATCAATTCACAAGATTCTCATGACCTCGAAGTGATAGACTACATTCaatatggataaaaaaaaaagagctaacTATTAAATTGATGCAGGGAACTTAAATGAATCAAATGGCATACGGGGGCTTTCCTTTGTTAGAAATCCACAGAAAACATTCCggattttccataaaaaaaatgcaatattaGGAGCTTTTTaagaattaatattgtttttaattctTCTTGGAATGAATTGTCATCCAAAAGAGTGGATCCAATATAATTCAAGAACAATCTAAAAGCTTAATCACCAATTGATTGAGTGTTTTAAGTGCTTAATCTTTTGCTTTGGCTTTCTCCAAAACCAAGTTGAATCTCTCACAAACAACGAGTAGAAGAATCAAAGAAATTTTCTCTCCATACCTAGAAGAATGAATAAGAAACTCAcatccaagcaattgacaaatccaaaaaaaaaaaaaaaatggagaacaaaaacccaacaagcataaaaatgaaataaaaaaaatccacacgaaacagaaaaaaaaaaatcaaaacatccttCAGATTCCAAAAAATAGTCCATACCGACGAACAAAAACCCAACAAGCagatttacattaaaaaaaaaatagaaaacaaaaacccaacaggcaaaaaaaatgaaataaaaaaattcacacgaaacggaaaaaaaaaaaaaaaatcaaaccatcATTCATTTTTATGCTTGTTGGGTTTTATGCTTGAGAGAGAAGTAGGAGAAGATTGCAGAGAGATGAAGAGCCATATAACTTGGTCGAACCTGGCCGAGCAGTTGAGAGTGTACCAACGATCCAAGGACAACTGGGCCTCCGTCTCCTACGTCTCCTCTACTTCTAATCTTCCTTCTTCAAGGTATGTCAAAtcactttatattttttgtcaaaacttttgtaattgtattttgattagttttacTTACTCACGattcttgaatatttttttttagattgttTGTATCGTATAGGGAATTGGGAACGAGAGAGAGGGATTTGCCCTCGGAAAAAGACACAAAATCGCTGATACACGCAACACCATCTCCTCTCATAATGTGGCACTGTTTTCCaaagttattttaattaatacaaaAGACACCAACAATAACGTTGCGTTGGGATATTAAGCAAtttagttgagttgaatttttttttttttttttataaataataatgagttgaaatgattgaatgaatttgttgagattaaatagatgaatttatatatttaaatattaaaataaatttaaatatatttataaaaaattataaaataattgaaccCACCATAAATGTAATGTTCACCCAACCCGCTGGAAAGTCAGACAGGAGGGGCCTTGATGGTAAAAATTACAGGTGCTCTCTGTAAGTCGGACTTAAGCCATAGTCTAACCCTAATCTCCCAAATTAATGATCCATGAGCCAATGAGTCACTAATAATCCTGAACGCTTTGTATTGCAAAATTTGACCCTAAAACCCATTATCCACTGCTATACTCGTGGACTATTGAGTACTGAGCCACCACCCTCACCGCCACTGGCCCACTCGTATGCTATTAATATTCTATAGAGACCACTCTTATCTTTCAGAGGTAAAAAAGGTGAGATCCTGGAAATATAGGGTCGAAGTTTCATTTACAACTATCCAACGGTCGCGTTTAATAAAACCAATTCTTAGCACCCATCTTACAAATAATTCTACTCTGACCCCACTCATTTCAAAAGTTTCACAGCGTAACCAACTGAAAGTCTGAAACCCTAGCTAGAAAATCGAAGTTGACGATGCAGCAGAGAAAATCAGCATCTGGGAGACCTTCTGGGACGGATGGCTCAGATTTTTCCTATCGAATGGTCGTCGATTCAAGTAAATCCTGCTCAAACTCTTCCCGTAGGCTTCTAACCAGGAGCATTAGTGTTTTTCGCTATAgcttttctatttaaataaagaataaaagagATTTAATCTTATTTGGATCTTAGGGTATCAGAAGGTAGCTTCAGGAAAGTCTCGTCTCTCCTCTCTAATTTTCACCCAGGTATAGTACCTCTCAGTGTTTGTTTTCTACATTCCATTACCAATTGTAATAATGTATTGTTCTGTTTTTCTATTCGTTTTGTAgatcaaaaaataatgaattattctGATGTATGCATTAATGGCCGATGCATGTCGAGAGTGGCTCCTAAATTTCGAAGAAAATTTGAACATTTTTGTTGCTGTAATTGCGTGGCTGCTTTTTTAAGTGGTCGATACACAAAATTTGctgggattttctttttctattgatAGACTTTATTTCTCTGAACGtgatttgttttgtaattagaaCTAGTATATAACTCTGTTACCTGCATAATATAGATTGCGagttataagatgagatggttaaATCTTTTTTTCAATGGGGATAACGTTgctcccctggtctctcttcctccaatagcggaCTGGATTCTGCCTAAAATTAACGAGATTCAACAGTTTGTGGGAatctcacatggaggatgtgaagatcaatttaaagaactaattactgcgattgaggcaagccatgcgcttgaaaccaaatcaaatttcaagaaaagtaGGGAGCTACAacgtctttcttgggcaatcaactacgatgctaagggtggtagctcaactagagggaagtctaaagagAAGGCACTGTGAAGATGGGGGGAatcaaggggttggggttgagtgttcgggtagagttttagttctatgggaaacaaggggttggggtcgggtctgatgtattttgtgttgtttttccactggctttttgggtcattagagactttttgggtcattttgggcaaggtgttttcttgtatacattcagtgtacttggtttctccttttaatatatataattttttacttatcaaaaaataaaatctttttttcaaCTAGTTCTCTTTCTTTCTGCTTGATGCGGGAAACAAGTTAATTCCTATTTCCCATGGATGAGAAAAGATGGTTGCTTTGATTGAATTGGATTTAGGTTGATATAGGTTAACAGATGGATTGATGATTGGATTCATACTGCAGCTATAGTTGCATAAGATTAATGtaaaagagaattttttttttaaaggagttTGTTGTAGTCCCTGGAAACTTGAATGGCGTTACCCCAGACACGCGAGTTTATTGCTACTTGCTAGTGCCCTCATAAAATTGACTTGGAATTGTTCTGACTTGTGGAAGGTTGAGTATAGACTAGACCACTTCAGGTGGTCTATGTTTTAAAACCTTAGGTGAGATTTTGGCTATTCAATTGAGGTGTTATGGTTCTTTCCTTTAATTCTATGATATTGCAAACTTTAGTAGTGGTGTAACATTCATATATGCTAAGTGATTAATCAAATCATTTATGTCAAGTAGCTACCTTTGCATTTCCTATTGATTGGATTTGCACTGTTTATTGCAGGCTGTCATTCAATTAATTGGAACTGCATGCACAGTTCTGTCAACCTCAAAGGAGGATCCTGATAGACTCGCTATTTTGGCTATTGCTGTTGGGTTTGTTTCTCTAATACTAGGGGAATTAGGTAGCTGACCAAATCCTAATGTCTTTATCAAGCTACCATATGCATATGCATCCGTTTCCAATAGTTAGATATTTATTCCTGTTTTGTTGAAGGTCGAAGACGTAGCCGAGTGGGGTTGTTAAAAGTCTACATGGTTGCATCTTCTACCACGATACTTCTCTGGGTTGCTTGTGTTTCTAAGAGCAGTTTTATGTTAGAGGTAAGGACGATTCCCCCCACCAAAACCCCAACCCCAATGTTGTTTATTatcaaaaactttaaaaaagatGTTGGACATTGAAAGAATCAAGCAAAAAAAGCTAGAGCAACAAGATAGAGTGACCTTCAAGAAGTgctaagttttttcttttatatgaaCGGATGAAGTTATTTTGTCAGAACCTTGAGTGATATACAAAATAGTTAGAGGTCCAATCATTTGCATACATGTCCAAGTTCATTCTTAATATTCCATCCCATAAACATTGCCCTAATTTTACCTGTTAGTAATGCACTAATGCTGTGTAGGTCTCCTACTCTTTTACTTGGAAGATTTAGTCCGAAAAATAATGGCATAATAACTATACTGCTTTGACTTTGAGATGAAGTCTTGTCACATGTTTGCTTTTCCAAATATACTTATTGTGAGTATTAGAAAACCGTTTTATTATCTGAATTTGGGGGTAAGTAATTGAAGATCACCAGTCATTGGATGCCACATAAACCCACAATTTTATACTTTTGTCTTGTCAACTAAAGCACAATGTTCACTAAAAAAAACTTACCCTCAATGTTCTAGTTTGTTAAGCCATTAAATGGAAGTAGTTAAACTGAAATCAGTTATTGTTTAGTTATCCATATCAGTTCATGCGAATGCCCTAACATGAGCAAGCCAAGTCTCCCTTAGCTTAACAGATTTCTTTCGCTCTCGATCTTCTCCCAAAGTTTCACATTCTTGATACAAGAAACTAAAAACTGCTGCAACTCATTTAACTGTTTCCAAGTCAGTAGTCAAAGAGAGTTTCTTAGCAGCAGGGCTATGCATTGGAGTAGAAACTTAAGGAAGCATGAATTAGTTTGTCTCCATTAGACCATTAGACATacagttttagaaaataatcatagaataaattaaaatgaaacaaatcCTTCCCTACTCTCCTTAGTGTTAATATATGCCTGTGGAATCTTGTCGCAGTTATCTTTCGAATACATATTTCAGTAGATCTGCCTACTTTGAGTCATGTCTTGATAGAAATATCTTTGATCAATGGTAAAATAAGATCCATATTGAATCATATCTAAGAGATTACTGCTTCAGACTAAAGAAGCAATGGCACTCGATCATTATCGAAGTTATTGCAATCCTTTTTCTTCCATGAGGATCCCTTCAGGGTACCTTCTGTTTCTACTAGGCAATGAAGTACTAGAGCagaatcattttccacaagTCCACATTTTTCATGGAGGTCCAAGTAGAGAAGTAAGAACCAAAAGTCTTGAGCAAATAATCCAGCTGAACTATATTTCAAGAGATCTTTCATCATAATGCCTTTAATTTTGTAACTCCAGAACATCTGTTACTGAACAAGCATTTGAGAAAATTGCTGATGGGTTGGGTGTTTTATGTTATCAAATATCTGTTTCAAATGTGCACGTTGTAGCTTTGTTATGTcattctgataatatgtataaaTGACAAGTAGTTATACTTTGATTAAATATCGACCATAATatacatgtgtgtatatataaaagagatttGCTGCATGCTGTTAAGTTGCTAGGATGATTGCAATTAGTAATggtaaataatttatcatttctaTCCTGTGGTAAGATCTTCTCATCTGTCCAGGCATCTATAAGGTCACTCATATGCAGTTGCAGAGCACAATCtccgaaaatgaatatatatttatgcttgGTGGAAATAGTTAGTTACTGTCAAACTTCAATTGTTATTCCTATTGAAATGTCCTGATTTTGTATGTAATTTCTGAGTAGGTTATCCAAGATCCAAGTAACTGGGAAACAAACAAGTTGCAACTTCTGGAGACTGCTCTTGTTCTATTTGGCGAGTTCTAATCTTTAATGctgattatataattataactaatgGTTATTTTACATCTGAAGTGCAAGTTTAATCTCCTATGTTGAACTTTTCCAGGGCTTCTGATACAAGTATTTACAATTGGCACAACAACATCTCTTATCAGTAACATGTCTCCTCCCAAAAGGGCCTCTTGACTGATGCTTGTAACTACAAGTGACTCCATGTCAACGGCTGAAGTTTTTTGGGTGCGGCA containing:
- the LOC109014089 gene encoding uncharacterized protein LOC109014089; amino-acid sequence: MQQRKSASGRPSGTDGSDFSYRMVVDSRYQKVASGKSRLSSLIFTQAVIQLIGTACTVLSTSKEDPDRLAILAIAVGFVSLILGELGRRRSRVGLLKVYMVASSTTILLWVACVSKSSFMLEVIQDPSNWETNKLQLLETALVLFGLLIQVFTIGTTTSLISNMSPPKRAS